One Castanea sativa cultivar Marrone di Chiusa Pesio chromosome 4, ASM4071231v1 DNA window includes the following coding sequences:
- the LOC142630667 gene encoding uncharacterized protein LOC142630667 gives MAEPNSVDVILEFLQRNRFTRAEAALRSELSNHPDLNGLLQKLTIGDKDKSSGIMVEEDNGEKLVVESQGSSRDSREVSKELIVKEIECGTGRNGSESKWKNAASTADRNKNNEVAGTSDKNFSFLKGSEDTVLDLYSWKFNPSNGPAGAYQNDGGSSTNTSSFSELQISEQPRYRTSDVPDAGKVPVKPRSEEPTNLWLGSTSKGIGEAKHERIQTSEPKEPVQQHKASSTYFIGNISDNPWSRSEDPTNSSSDTWKDCSVKTLFPFSKGDVSISYDNAVVVDKKEGKKKSEMSDIRAAIKDQVDEVGRALYFGKSQGVPEQKTISSLSFPLASENQKEEFPRLPPVKLKSEDKSLSVNWEEKFERDGPAAKLTSADNPLLIGSYLDVPVGQEINSAGGKRIAGGSWLSVSQGIAEDTSDLVSGFATVGDGLSESIDYPNEYWDSDEYDDDDDVGYMRQPIEDEAWFLAHEIDYPSDNEKGTGHGSVPDPQERAPTKDEDDDQSFAEEDSYFSGEQYFQAKNVEPVTASDDPIGLSVTEMYGRTGENDLIAQYDGQLMDEEELNLMRAEPVWQGFVTQTNELIMLGDGKVMNECGRSRLDDICMDDDQHGSVRSIGVGINSDAADMGSEVRESLVGGSSEGDLEYFRDHDVGIGGSRHHHHDSEKKYIDRSNRDKKKSSNQEANKYVVGNDKGVSMQMKSHTDGFSFPPPLRDGQLVHTGSSKSLWSNKCSAIISDETDERLNALVGSDDMLASWKRKSSDSSPAKSSRDEENNATAARSTDSSPSTLSNYGYAEREHVKREEEKTGTAREEDPAATLEDEEAAAVQEQVRQIKAQEEEFETFNLKIVHRKNRTGFEEDKNFHVVLNSVIAGRYHVTEYLGSAAFSKAIQAHDLHTGMDVCVKIIKNNKDFFDQSLDEIKLLKYVNKHDPGDKYHILRLYDYFYYREHLLIVCELLKANLYEFHKFNRESGGEVYFTMPRLQSITIQCLEALQFLHGLGLIHCDLKPENILVKSYSRCEVKVIDLGSSCFETDHLCSYVQSRSYRAPEVILGLSYDKKIDIWSLGCILAELCTGNVLFQNDSPATLLARVIGIIAPIDQSMLAKGRDTYKYFTKNHMLYERNQETNRLEYLIPKKTSLRHRLPMGDQGFIDFVAHLLEINPKKRPSASEALKHPWLSYPYEPISS, from the exons atggcAGAACCAAACTCGGTAGATGTGATTCTGGAATTTCTGCAAAGAAATCGGTTTACAAGAGCCGAGGCAGCTTTGCGCAGTGAGCTCAGCAATCATCCTGATTTGAATGGTTTGCTTCAGAAGCTTACGATTGGAGATAAAGATAAGAGCTCGGGTATTATGGTAGAGGAGGATAATGGGGAAAAACTGGTAGTGGAAAGTCAAGGGTCGTCTAGGGATAGTCGTGAAGTTTCGAAAGAATTAATTGTGAAAGAGATAGAGTGTGGGACTGGTAGAAATGGGTCTGAGAGCAAATGGAAGAATGCTGCTTCAACTGCTGATCGGAACAAGAATAATGAAGTGGCTGGGACAAGTGATAAGAACTTTAGTTTCCTGAAAGGTTCAGAGGACACCGTGCTTGATTTGTATTCGTGGAAGTTCAATCCTAGTAATGGTCCTGCTGGAGCTTATCAGAATGATGGTGGTAGTAGTACTAATACCAGTAGCTTTTCAGAGCTTCAGATATCAGAACAACCAAGGTATCGAACGAGTGACGTTCCTGATGCTGGTAAAGTCCCTGTGAAGCCAAGAAGTGAGGAGCCCACAAATTTGTGGCTTGGAAGCACTAGCAAAGGTATTGGGGAAGCCAAGCATGAGAGGATCCAAACAAGTGAGCCCAAAGAACCTGTTCAGCAACATAAGGCCAGTAGCACATACTTCATAGGAAATATATCAGATAATCCATGGTCAAGAAGTGAGGATCCCACAAATTCATCTTCTGATACTTGGAAAGATTGTTCTGTCAAGACTCTTTTTCCATTCTCTAAGGGGGATGTGTCAATCAGTTATGATAATGCTGTTGTCGTTGACAAAAAAGAAGGCAAGAAAAAGTCAGAAATGAGTGATATCAGGGCAGCAATAAAAGACCAGGTGGATGAGGTGGGAAGAGCTCTGTACTTTGGCAAGTCACAAGGGGTTCCCGAGCAAAAGACTATCAGCAGCTTGAGTTTTCCTTTGGCATCTGAGAATCAAAAGGAAGAGTTTCCTAGGTTGCCACCTGTTAAGCTTAAGTCGGAGGACAAGTCATTGAGTGTTAATTGGGAGGAAAAGTTTGAACGGGATGGACCTGCTGCAAAACTCACCAGTGCTGATAACCCCCTCCTTATAGGGTCATACCTGGATGTTCCTGTCGGACAAGAAATAAACTCTGCAG GTGGAAAAAGGATTGCAGGAGGTAGTTGGCTATCTGTAAGTCAGGGAATTGCAGAGGATACATCTGATCTGGTTTCTGGTTTTGCAACTGTTGGTGATGGATTAAGTGAATCTATTGACTATCCAAATGAGTATTGGGACTCTGATGAGTacgatgatgacgatgatgttGGATATATGAGACAACCTATTGAGGATGAGGCCTGGTTTTTGGCTCATGAAATTGATTATCCAAGTGACAACGAAAAGGGCACAGGGCATGGCAGTGTTCCAGATCCGCAGGAAAGAGCTCCAACAaaagatgaggatgatgatCAATCTTTTGCTGAGGAGGATTCTTACTTCTCTGGTGAGCAATATTTTCAAGCAAAAAATGTTGAACCAGTTACAGCTTCAGATGATCCTATAGGGCTGTCAGTGACTGAAATGTATGGGAGGACTGGTGAGAATGATTTAATTGCTCAATATGATGGACAGTTGATGGATGAAGAGGAACTTAATTTGATGCGTGCAGAACCTGTCTGGCAGGGCTTTGTGACTCAGACGAATGAACTCATCATGTTAGGGGATGGGAAAGTTATGAATGAGTGTGGGAGGTCGCGGCTAGATGATATTTGCATGGATGATGATCAGCATGGTTCAGTTAGATCAATTGGTGTAGGAATCAACAGCGATGCTGCAGATATGGGTAGTGAAGTACGGGAAAGTTTAGTTGGAGGTAGTAGTGAAGGGGATCTAGAATACTTCCGTGATCATGATGTTGGAATTGGTGGGTCTAGACATCATCATCATGactcagaaaaaaaatatattgatagATCAAACAgggataaaaagaaaagtagcaATCAAGAGGCCAATAAATATGTAGTTGGGAATGATAAGGGTGTAAGTATGCAGATGAAGAGTCATACTGATGGATTTTCATTTCCCCCACCATTGAGGGATGGGCAGCTGGTGCATACAGGCTCTAGTAAATCTTTATGGTCAAACAAGTGCAGTGCTATCATCAGTGATGAAACTGATGAGCGTCTTAATGCTCTGGTGGGATCTGATGATATGCTTGCTTCATGGAAGCGGAAAAGCAGTGATTCTTCACCTGCCAAAAGTTCCAGGGATGAAGAAAATAATGCTACAGCTGCGAGATCCACAGATTCTAGTCCCTCAACACTGTCTAATTATGGTTATGCTGAAAGAGAGCATGTAAAACGAGAAGAGGAAAAAACTGGAACTGCAAGGGAGGAAGATCCAGCGGCAACACTTGAGGATGAAGAGGCAGCTGCTGTGCAAGAGCAAGTAAGGCAGATAAAAGCTCAGGAGGAGGAGTTTGAGACCTTTAACCTCAAGATTGTGCATAGGAAAAACAG AACTGGCTTTGAGGAGGACAAGAACTTCCATGTTGTTTTAAATTCAGTCATAGCTGGGCGCTATCATGTTACTGAGTATCTTGGTTCAGCTGCATTCAGCAAAGCTATACAAGCACATGACCTGCATACGGGCATGGATGTCTGtgtaaaaattattaagaaCAACAAGGATTTTTTTGATCAGAGCCTTGATGAGATAAAGCTTCTCAAGTATGTGAATAAGCATGATCCTGGTGACAAGTACCACATTCTTCGATTGTATGATTATTTCTATTATCGA GAGCATTTGTTAATAGTATGTGAACTTCTCAAGGCAAACTTAtatgaatttcataaatttaataGAGAGTCTGGAGGGGAGGTTTACTTCACCATGCCAAGATTGCAG TCAATTACCATTCAGTGTCTTGAGGCACTTCAGTTTTTGCACGGACTTGGCCTGATACACTGTGACTTGAAGCCTGAGAATATATTGGTGAAAAGTTACAGTAGATGTGAGGTGAAGGTCATTGATCTTGGGAGCAGTTGTTTTGAGACAGATCACCTCTGTTCCTACGTTCAATCCAGGTCTTATCGAGCGCCAGAAGTTATCTTGGGACTTTCATATGATAAGAAGATAGATATATGGTCACTTGGCTGCATCTTGGCAGAACTTTGTACTGGCAAT GTACTCTTCCAAAATGACTCGCCTGCAACATTACTTGCTCGAGTTATTGGAATTATAGCTCCCATTGATCAAAGCATGCTTGCCAAAGGACGGGATACATacaaatattttaccaaaaatcaCATGCTTTATGAACGGAATCAG GAAACAAACCGGCTGGAATACCTGATACCAAAGAAGACATCCTTAAGACACCGGTTGCCAATGGGAGATCAAGGCTTCATTGACTTTGTTGCTCATCTACTTGAGATAAACCCGAAAAAGCGGCCTTCAGCTTCAGAGGCTTTAAAGCACCCATGGCTATCATACCCATACGAACCTATATCATCTTGA